A genomic region of Papaver somniferum cultivar HN1 chromosome 7, ASM357369v1, whole genome shotgun sequence contains the following coding sequences:
- the LOC113297852 gene encoding prohibitin-3, mitochondrial-like produces the protein MANPQAVNFLTGLAKAAFSLGLGATAVNSSLYTVDGGQRAVLFDRFRGVLDETVGEGTHFLIPWLQTPYIFDIRTKPHTFSSVSGTKDLQMVNLTLRLLSRPEVPSLPSIFKTLGTEYDEKVLPSIGNEVLKAVVAQFNADQLLTERPHVSALVRESLIKRAKDFNIVLDDVAITHLSYGAEFSKAVEQKQVAQQEAERSKFVVMKAEQERRAAIIRAEGESDSAKLISDATAAAGMGLIELRRIEASREIASTLARSPNVSYLPGGNNILLGLNPGR, from the coding sequence ATGGCGAATCCACAGGCAGTAAACTTTCTTACAGGCTTAGCTAAAGCTGCATTTTCTCTCGGTCTTGGTGCTACAGCAGTGAACTCATCTCTTTACACAGTTGATGGTGGTCAAAGAGCTGTTTTGTTTGATCGATTTAGGGGAGTTCTTGATGAAACAGTAGGAGAAGGAACTCATTTCTTGATTCCATGGTTACAAACACCTTACATATTTGATATTCGTACTAAACCCCATACTTTCTCATCAGTTTCTGGTACTAAAGATTTGCAGATGGTTAACCTCACCCTTCGTTTGTTATCTCGTCCTGAAGTACCATCTTTACCctcaattttcaaaaccctaggtaCTGAATATGATGAGAAAGTTTTACCCTCGATTGGTAATGAAGTATTGAAAGCTGTGGTTGCTCAATTTAATGCAGATCAGTTGCTTACTGAAAGACCTCATGTATCTGCTTTGGTTAGAGAGAGTTTGATCAAAAGAGCCAAGGATTTTAATATTGTTCTTGATGATGTTGCTATTACACATTTATCATATGGTGCTGAATTTTCTAAAGCTGTTGAACAAAAACAAGTTGCTCAACAAGAAGCTGAGAGATCTAAGTTTGTTGTTATGAAAGCTGAGCAAGAAAGGAGAGCTGCTATTATTAGGGCTGAAGGAGAAAGTGATTCCGCTAAGTTGATTTCTGATGCTACAGCTGCTGCTGGTATGGGATTGATTGAACTTAGGAGGATTGAAGCTTCAAGGGAGATTGCATCCACATTGGCTAGGAGTCCAAATGTTTCTTACCTTCCTGGTGGTAACAATATTCTTCTTGGGTTGAACCCAGGTCGTTGA
- the LOC113297853 gene encoding probable folate-biopterin transporter 2, whose amino-acid sequence MVEEEEALPLDGNAHNKEIRETQKERGIKTRLWVFMLEPLYWLKMLAHELHWRFIFGVAIIYGTSQGLGGSLFNVSSDYYWKDVQKVQPSEAQVYSGVIGIPWIVKPLWGILTDVVPIAGYRRRPYFILAGLLGAASTLLLSLKKKVDVMFALLSMTAVSAGAAIADVTIDACAAENSMSHLSLAADIQSLCAFCSSIGQLVGFTISGFIVHQIGPKGVFGVLIIPFVLVSSVGILLKEQYVPNFAYKQVYPKFIDASKATFTTLKCGDVWRPCLYMYLSFALSLNIHEGMFYWITDPKAGPALSEESVGLMFSFGSIGSLLGLLLYQKVLKDYPYRGVLFWAQLLRGIIGMLDLILVLRLNLKLGVPDKYFVVLDEIVSKCTGRIKRMPLLVISSKLCPPGTEGTFFALLMSIDNFGSLTSSWGGGLLLHVLNVTRSKFTNLWLAILVRNIVRLLPLALLFLVPRSDPSSSILPAKITKAKEDEDVDKASNIELVSLIGSTR is encoded by the exons atggtggaagaagaagaagctcttCCACTTGATGGAAATGCTCATAACAAGGAAATTAGAGAAACACAAaaagagagaggaataaaaacAAGGTTATGGGTTTTTATGTTGGAACCTCTTTATTGGCTTAAAATGCTTGCTCATGAACTGCATTGGCGTTTTATTTTTGGTGTTGCTATTATCTATGGAACGAGTCAGGGTTTAGGTGGAAGTTTGTTTAATGTTAGTTCTGATTATTATTGGAAAGATGTCCAGAAAGTTCAGCCATCTGAAGCACAAGTTTATTCTGGAGTTATTGGTATTCCCTGGATTGTTAAACCACTTTGGGGTATTCTCACTGATGTCGTTCCAATTGCTGGATATCGAAGACGACCCTACTTCATTTTAGCTG GTCTTCTTGGTGCGGCCTCCACACTCCTATTGTCACTCAAGAAAAAGGTGGATGTGATGTTTGCATTGCTATCTATGACGGCAGTGAGTGCTGGCGCAGCCATAGCAGATGTAACAATAGATGCCTGTGCAGCAGAGAATAGTATGTCCCACCTTTCCCTCGCAGCGGACATACAAAGCTTATGTGCATTTTGCTCTTCCATTGGACAGCTTGTCGGATTCACGATTAGTGGATTTATTGTTCATCAAATTGGCCCTAAG GGAGTGTTTGGAGTGCTGATCATTCCTTTTGTTCTGGTTTCTTCGGTTGGAATTCTGCTCAAAGAACAGTATGTTCCCAACTTCGCCTACAAACAG GTATACCCGAAATTCATCGACGCCAGTAAAGCTACTTTTACAACATTAAAATGCGGGGATGTGTGGAGACCATGTCTTTATATGTACTTATCTTTTGCACTAAGCTTGAACATCCATGAAGGAATGTTCTATTGGATTACAGACCCAAAAGCTGGACCGGCGTTGTCGGAG GAAAGTGTTGGATTAATGTTTTCGTTTGGCTCAATAGGTTCCCTTCTTGGTTTGTTACTATACCAGAAAGTTCTCAAGGATTACCCATATCGTGGTGTACTTTTTTGGGCTCAATTGCTTCGTGGTATCATTGGAATGCTGGATTTGATATTGGTATTGCGGTTGAACTTGAAACTGGGTGTGCCAGATAAATACTTTGTTGTGTTGGACGAAATTGTATCTAAATGTACTGGCCGTATAAAACGAATGCCTCTTCTTGTGATAAGTTCCAAGCTATGCCCTCCCGGTACCGAAGGCACTTTCTTTGCTTTGCTGATGTCTATCGACAATTTTGGTTCCCTCACATCATCATGGGGAGGAGGGCTCCTACTTCATGTCTTAAACGTTACCCGGTCGAAGTTTACTAACTTGTGGCTTGCAATCTTAGTACGCAACATAGTAAGATTACTTCCACTGGCTCTGCTATTTTTGGTGCCCAGAAGTGATCCCTCCTCGTCAATTCTACCAGCCAAAATTACCAAagcaaaagaagatgaagacgttgACAAAGCTAGCAATATTGAACTTGTTTCCTTGATAGGCAGCACGCGGTGA
- the LOC113297854 gene encoding aspartyl protease family protein At5g10770-like yields the protein MAEAKTLLISMLLPLLLLLLLTISIEEVQCLQHKAVYSVKKLQWRKLSHTLKCHPQKSRRDKGSLTLEMKHCDYCSEKTQTWDKVIRNRLISDNSRVHYLQAKIKKQVPGKMVYSTKDEIPLYSGVKLLTLNYIITLQLGKRNMTVLVDTGSDLTWVQCEPCKLCYSQQDPILNPGLSRSYKSVACNSSSCQSLEGATGFAGVCGADQKNSCNYVVNYGDGSYTRGELGRERLYVGKTYVKDFVFGCGRNNKGLFGGASGILGLGRSNLSLISQTYKKFDGVFSYCLPSTEVDSSGSLTFGRDASVYKNSTPISYTKMISNPEPSTFYFLNLTSFSIGGVAIQAPGFATGRTLIDSGTVISRLVPSVYNALKTEFLKQFSGYPRAPSYSILDTCFNLSAYENVNIPTLNMHFEDTVKVNVDVLGMFYFAKDDASQVCLALASLSSEDEVGIIGNFQQRNLRIVYDTKKSKVGFAEEACSYT from the exons ATGGCAGAAGCAAAAACTCTACTGATATCAATGTTACTTCctcttcttttattattattactcacAATTAGTATTGAAGAGGTTCAGTGTTTGCAACACAAGGCAGTTTATTCTGTTAAGAAACTTCAATGGAGAAAGCTCAGTCATACACTAAAGTGTCATCCACAAAAATCAA GGAGAGACAAGGGTTCACTTACACTCGAAATGAAGCACTGCGATTACTGCTCCGAGAAAACCCAAACTTGGGATAAGGTGATTCGGAACCGCTTGATATCCGACAATAGTAGGGTGCACTATCTGCAAGCAAAAATAAAGAAACAAGTTCCTGGCAAAATGGTTTACAGCACAAAAGACGAAATCCCATTGTATTCTGGAGTTAAACTTTTAACTCTGAACTACATTATTACACTTCAATTGGGTAAAAGGAATATGACGGTACTTGTGGATACAGGAAGCGATCTTACATGGGTTCAATGCGAACCTTGCAAATTATGTTACAGCCAGCAAGACCCTATCCTGAATCCAGGCCTCTCCCGTTCATACAAATCTGTTGCATGCAATTCATCCAGTTGCCAGTCTCTTGAAGGTGCAACTGGGTTTGCAGGAGTCTGCGGTGCCGATCAAAAAAATAGCTGCAATTATGTAGTAAACTATGGTGATGGATCCTATACTCGTGGAGAACTAGGACGAGAACGACTCTATGTCGGTAAAACTTATGTGAAAGATTTTGTCTTCGGATGTGGAAGAAACAATAAAGGACTATTCGGAGGAGCTTCTGGTATACTGGGTCTAGGAAGAAGCAATCTCTCACTAATTTCTCAAACTTACAAAAAGTTCGATGGTGTTTTCTCTTACTGTTTGCCTTCAACTGAGGTTGATTCTTCGGGTTCTTTAACTTTTGGCCGGGATGCTTCTGTGTACAAGAATTCCACACCTATTTCTTACACTAAAATGATCTCAAACCCAGAACCCTCCACTTTTTATTTTCTAAACCTTACTAGTTTTAGCATTGGAGGGGTGGCTATACAGGCTCCTGGGTTTGCTACAGGTAGAACCTTAATTGATTCAGGAACTGTGATTTCAAGACTTGTTCCATCAGTTTACAATGCTCTAAAAACTGAGTTCCTTAAACAGTTCTCGGGGTATCCAAGGGCACCAAGTTACTCAATATTAGATACTTGTTTTAACTTGTCAGCGTATGAAAATGTGAACATTCCTACACTGAATATGCATTTTGAAGATACTGTCAAAGTAAACGTGGATGTGCTAGGTATGTTTTATTTTGCTAAAGATGATGCTTCTCAAGTTTGTTTAGCTCTTGCTAGTCTATCATCAGAAGATGAAGTTGGGATAATTGGAAACTTTCAGCAGAGGAATCTAAGGATTGTTTATGATACTAAGAAATCCAAGGTGGGGTTTGCAGAAGAGGCTTGCAGTTATAcctag